One Nicotiana tomentosiformis chromosome 4, ASM39032v3, whole genome shotgun sequence genomic window carries:
- the LOC138909716 gene encoding uncharacterized protein, with protein sequence MAQPASSAATTSAAPPPARGTQAPAGRGAARGSTQSSGGPNRFYAIRRRKDSEASPDVVTGISTVQSHDVYALSDPGSTLSYVTPHVAMELWIEPEQLHKPFSVSTPVGESVMDAQVYRDCVITVHGRDTMTDLIELGMVDFDVIMKMDWLYLCFAKFDCRTRTVREGNKVDPQKIAAVKNWSRPTTPTEIRSFLSLARYYRKFVEGLSTLASPLTKLTQKTVKFQWSDACEKSF encoded by the exons atggcacaaccagccagttctgcagctactacatctgcaGCACCTcccccagctcgaggcactcaagcgcccgcagggcgtggtgcagctaggggtagtacccagagctcgggagggcccaaTAGGTTTTATGCTATTAGGAGGCGTAaagattcagaggcttctccagatgttgtcacaggtatatcgactgtccaatctcatgatgtatatgctcttagtgatcccggttccactttgtcctatgtcactcctCATGTTGCTATGGAATTATGGAtcgaaccggaacaacttcataagccgttctctgtatctactccggttggtgagtctgtTATGGATGCACAGGTTTATAGAGATTGTGTTATCACGGTGCATGGTCGAGATACCATGACCGATCTCATTGagttggggatggttgattttgatgtaataatgaaaatggattggctttatttatGTTTTGCCAAgtttgattgccgaaccagaaccgttag AGAAGGAAATAAGGTTGATCCGCAGAAGATCGCGGCTGTGAAGAATTggtcgaggcctacaactccaacagagattcgcagtttcttgagCTTAGCtaggtattacagaaagtttgtggagggattatctactcttgcctctccattgactaaattgacacagaagacagttaagttccaatggtcagatgcttgtgaaaagagcttctag
- the LOC138909717 gene encoding uncharacterized protein — protein MRATETEGVELASYHLKRVAYSWFEMWEDSYEEGSPSMRWSEFAYAFIDHFLPVETKAAHAAEFESLKQGSMSVWEYHMRFACLSKYAIYMLPTIEERVHRFMQGLNPLVINEVTTTALNSNMNYRKMVAFSQAMETCKLKN, from the coding sequence atgcgtgctacggagacggagggagtggagttggcctcctaccatcTGAaaagggtggcctattcttggtttgagatgtgggaggactcctatgaggaggggagcccttcgatgaggtggagtgagtttgcctacgccttcattgatcatttcttgcctgtcgaGACTAAGGCGGCccatgccgctgagtttgagagcctgaagcagggtagcatgagtgtgtgggagtaccatatgaggtTCGcctgcctgtccaagtatgctatttacatgttgcctaCTATAGAGGAAAGAGTGCATCGGTTTATGCAGGGCCTCaaccccttggttatcaatgaggttactacaactgccttgaattctaatatgaactataggaagatggtggcattttctcaagccatgGAGACGTGCAAGCTGAAGAATTGA